From one Electrophorus electricus isolate fEleEle1 chromosome 20, fEleEle1.pri, whole genome shotgun sequence genomic stretch:
- the si:ch211-232b12.5 gene encoding zinc fingers and homeoboxes protein 1 yields the protein MASKRKSTIPCMIPSKNKHLRDEIMLGCLPELLPTIPEDSILSISGQEEEEQKIPLVFRHDGNKSYCERGTYSCPPCGFEMSDLNLFLNHMDSSHMDFHTQPIFYCLNCKVSLAKFEGLALHNAKIHPKLHTAGSPGKVSLQVTKRDGVIRVEQTLFTEREDFSETGISITKTPIMKMMVKGEHKKIVVSHTVEVQRPEFSVDKAMTVANGTTGRNFPPSKAQVLTGTGSVSVMKLPNTHGIPVTQNLRHSIPSGPISNSDLPKVMIPLSSIPTYDPAMDLSSFLKTSFGKFPYPTKAELCYLTVVSGFPEEQIKLWFTAQRLKQGISWSPEEIEDTRRKMFNTVFQATPKSSQRQSYQQSPQHCVSVKSTSASSGYIPHAPKCSLIGWKGGVIVTQPGITQVSPLRHQSVVDTPQVTVRHGIFTKETGNGLFSMKAESSSVSRADHRRGEKTETGTSGPGTTISIVGGTASASVSNSANQMKNSSYTDGSIMNLTNIVRKIDCNVNHRNTNCTSKSYTSSSSICGQENLLTTDKKESSNCNIATSSNSSNGSIYKSTSHSTICTKKEGNISDYTSKARNTDSNVTCSSTGADGFSPVLTHSLSVQTGSLLDPFLSKSKSKLPEELETLKQSIIQSPFSEQSKLMAAMDVPIWEADKPYSSSLTESQLAAEPLLSNMPTTSFCSDDSCLQEDKNKPSSKSLPAQVQKLSPKTILGASQVPSPDFTAIHYRDHEPPALEDAPQPSKVVVDMPNFNSKVKQRETDYRFLEQQKSQTNKMFCNTNKDEHSRIVHMLHTLEKDESKKMASGDEILPLQQHKEELDHWEESSYYDLKNNLVKISSFKPLKEQEHTSECNRKKTNNQQLDEDDGSNYENGSSKWQASHQFVEDDKYINKHSKRHDDQTNCRELETNSEYLSSERQSIFQNFDTRVPMAAKKNLEGKEETVEKAPPKDHWLMKDGEHQQDTQSRDCMRGELLKV from the exons ATGGCCAGCAAAAGGAAGTCCACCATTCCCTGCATGATTCCATCCAAGAACAAACACCTGCGAGACGAAATCATGCTGGGATGTTTACCAGAACTCCTGCCTACTATACCTGAAGACAGCATCTTGAGCATCTCTGgtcaggaggaagaggaacagaagaTCCCCCTTGTTTTCAGACATGATGGCAACAAATCATACTGTGAAAGGGGAACATACAGCTGCCCACCATGTGGATTTGAAATGTCAGATCTGAACCTTTTCCTCAACCACATGGACAGCAGCCATATGgactttcacacacaaccaataTTTTACTGCCTGAATTGCAAGGTTTCACTGGCAAAGTTTGAGGGTCTGGCATTGCATAACGCAAAAATACATCCCAAGCTGCACACAGCAGGGAGTCCTGGCAAAGTATCTTTGCAGGTTACTAAGCGAGATGGAGTTATAAGAGTGGAACAGACACTGTTTACAGAAAGAGAGGATTTCAGTGAGACTGGTATATCCATTACTAAGACCCCAATAATGAAGATGATGGTCAAAGGGGAGCACAAGAAAATTGTAGTTTCTCACACAGTTGAGGTACAGAGGCCAGAGTTTAGTGTTGACAAGGCCATGACAGTAGCTAATGGCACCACAGGGAGGAATTTTCCCCCATCAAAAGCACAAGTTCTGACTGGTACTGGTTCTGTCTCAGTGATGAAACTGCCAAACACTCATGGCATACCAGTAACACAGAACTTAAGGCATTCTATCCCATCTGGTCCCATATCAAACAGTGATCTCCCAAAAGTAATGATTCCTTTAAGCAGCATTCCCACCTATGATCCCGCCATGGACTTAAGCAGTTTCCTTAAGACTTCTTTCGGCAAGTTTCCATACCCCACCAAGGCAGAGCTCTGTTATTTGACTGTGGTGTCTGGTTTCCCAGAGGAGCAGATTAAGCTCTGGTTCACAGCTCAGAGGCTGAAACAAGGCATCAGCTGGTCTCCTGAGGAAATTGAGGACACAAGAAGGAAGATGTTCAACACTGTGTTCCAAGCTACACCTAAATCATCACAAAGGCAATCCTATCAACAGTCTCCCCaacactgtgtctctgttaagTCCACTTCTGCAAGCTCTGGCTACATACCACATGCGCCAAAGTGTAGTTTGATAGGATGGAAAGGAGGGGTCATAGTCACCCAGCCAGGTATAACCCAAGTTTCCCCTCTAAGGCACCAATCAGTGGTGGATACACCACAAGTCACTGTTCGACATGGGATCTTCACAAAGGAAACTGGAAATGGGTTATTCTCAATGAAAGCTGAGAGCAGCTCAGTAAGCCGAGCGGATCACAGACGTGGTGAAAAAACTGAGACAGGAACCAGTGGACCTGGCACAACCATTAGCATAGTTGGTGGCACAGCCAGTGCAAGTGTGTCAAATAGTGCTAATCAGATGAAAAACAGTAGTTATACTGATGGAAGCATAATGAACTTGACTAACATTGTCAGGAAAATTGATTGTAATGTaaatcacagaaacaccaaTTGCACCAGCAAATCCTACACAAGCTCATCTTCCATATGTGGACAGGAGAACCTATTGACAACtgacaaaaaagaaagcagCAACTGCAACATCGCCACCAGCAGCAATTCCAGTAATGGAAGTATTTACAAAAGCACCAGCCACAGTACTATTTGCACTAAAAAGGAGGGCAACATATCTGACTACACCAGCAAAGCAAGGAACACTGACTCTAACGTCACTTGTAGCAGCACTGGAGCAGATGGGTTTTCGCCAGTCCTTACCCACAGCCTTAGTGTCCAGACTGGTAGTCTGCTGGATCCATTCCTTAGTAAGAGCAAGAGCAAACTGCCTGAGGAACTAGAGACTTTAAAGCAAAGCATTATCCAGAGCCCATTCTCAGAACAGTCAAAACTCATGGCAGCCATGGACGTGCCCATATGGGAGGCCGATAAACCGTACAGTAGTAGCTTGACAGAGTCGCAGTTGGCTGCAGAGCCATTGCTCAGTAATATGCCCACAACCTCTTTTTGCTCAGATGATTCATGCCTTCAGGAGGATAAAAATAAACCCTCCTCTAAGTCTCTGCCTGCTCAAGTACAGAAACTTTCCCCAAAAACAATTCTGGGAGCTTCTCAGGTTCCATCTCCAGACTTCACTGCCATTCATTACAGGGACCATGAACCCCCTGCCTTAGAGGATGCTCCTCAGCCATCTAAGGTTGTTGTAGACATGCCAAATTTTAACAGCAAAGTTAAGCAAAGAGAAACTGATTATAGGTTTTTGGAGCAGCagaaaagccaaacaaacaaaatgttttgtaacaCTAACAAAGATGAGCACTCTAGGATAGTACACATGCTACACACTTTGGAAAAGGATGAGAGTAAAAAGATGGCTTCAGGGGATGAGATACTGCCTCTCCAGCAGCACAAAGAAGAGCTGGACCACTGGGAGGAGAGCAGCTATTATGATCTAAAGAACAACCTTGTGAAGATCAGCAGCTTCAAGCCCCTCAAAGAACAGGAGCACACGTCTGAGTGcaacaggaagaaaacaaataacCAGCAACTGGATGAAGATGATGGTTCCAATTATGAAAATGGGTCTTCAAAGTGGCAAGCAAGCCACCAGTTTGTTGAGGATGATAAATATATCAACAAACATTCAAAGAGGCATGATGACCAGACTAACTGTAGGGAGCTTGAAACTAATTCTGAGTATCTCAGCTCAGAGCGACAAAGTATTTTTCAGAATTTCGACACTCGAGTTCCTATGGCAGCAAAGAAAAATTTAGAAGGGAAAGAAGAGACTGTGGAGAAAGCACCACCAAAAGATCACTGGTTGATGAAAGATGGAGAGCACCAGCAAGACACTCAGTCAAG AGACTGTATGAGAGGAGAACTGCTGAAAGTATGA
- the fam83d gene encoding protein FAM83D isoform X2, with protein sequence MKRSDGFLVPQWYLEIGWPAFTRGSFRGVTRAVAYFQPSYGECIYSCKEAARRMIKSAKEVIAIVTDSLTDLDIFRDLQEACCQRRVPVYILLDQTSLPAFLQMCKNLNVHLDELQHMRVRTITGSTYYMRSGARITGKVHERFMLIDGNRVATGSYRFNWTDGKLNSSNLIELSGQITENFDEEYRILYAQSLPVNTRAPPSVRNSGIYDHLLLKLPGTPASQLVKAAKPELACLTSTPSKCQAAEIQPLDKESEKEDKKSNPGSDTSTLGDDWMDQELREDVIGAGDPLAKAGQVDGSNGTQTVATMTSPAASYCHASTRTTGVMSDSAVQTETPQEPHPTSPSTTSGDQDNSSSDSSISSSMPPRDSPAPKEVEHHPVTTSRTAAAGSSLRECFCRLAKERQRHYTTIRAKLDHMMMLLSHRREWVDYAGALGTGPPRGYPGQVEGRHVHSVMDSVLMGTWPRSRCLQ encoded by the exons ATGAAGAGATCAGACGGATTTCTCGTGCCGCAGTGGTACCTAG AGATCGGTTGGCCCGCTTTCACAAGGGGTTCGTTCCGTGGAGTTACCCGCGCTGTTGCATACTTCCAGCCAAGCTATGGCGAGTGCATTTACAGCTGTAAAGAGGCGGCAAGAAGGATGATCAAAAGTGCCAAGGAG GTCATTGCCATAGTAACAGACTCGCTGACGGACTTGGATATTTTCCGCGACCTGCAGGAGGCGTGCTGCCAACGTCGTGTGCCTGTGTACATCCTCCTGGACCAAACTTCTCTCCCAGCGTTCCTGCAGATGTGCAAAAACCTGAATGTACACCTCGATGAGCTCCAG CATATGAGAGTGAGGACCATAACGGGATCTACTTACTACATGAGATCAGGTGCACGCATCACGGGTAAAGTTCATGAACGATTCATGCTAATTGATGGCAATAGAGTGGCTACTGGTTCCTACAG GTTCAACTGGACTGATGGTAAACTCAACAGTAGCAATCTGATTGAGCTATCTGGCCAAATCACTGAGAACTTTGATGAAGAGTACCGGATCCTGTATGCCCAGTCTCTCCCAGTGAACACAAGAGCACCCCCTAGTGTCCGAAACAGTGGCATCTATGACCACCTGCTCCTGAAGCTCCCAGGAACACCTGCTTCCCAGCTAGTCAAGGCAGCAAAACCCGAACTAGCATGCCTGACCAGCACACCCAGCAAATGTCAGGCTGCAGAGATCCAACCGCTTGATAAAGAATCAGAGAAAGAGGACAAGAAGAGCAACCCTGGATCTGACACCTCAACTCTCGGAGATGACTGGATGGATCAGGAGCTCAGAGAGGATGTCATTGGTGCTGGTGACCCTCTGGCGAAGGCTGGGCAGGTCGATGGGTCCAACGGTACTCAGACAGTGGCCACTATGACCTCCCCAGCTGCCTCGTACTGCCACGCGTCCACGCGGACCACCGGTGTCATGTCAGACAGTGCGGTCCAGACAGAAACACCTCAGGAGCCCCACCCAACATCTCCGAGCACCACCTCCGGTGATCAGGACAACAGCTCCAGCGACTCATCCATCTCAAGCTCCATGCCACCCAGGGACAGTCCTGCACCAAAGGAGGTAGAGCACCACCCTGTCACCACCAGCAGGACAGCCGCTGCAGGCAGCAGCCTGAGGGAGTGCTTTTGCAGGCTGGCCAAAGAGCGGCAGCGCCACTATACCACGATTCGTGCCAAGTTGGACCACATGATGATGCTGCTCTCCCACCGCAGGGAGTGGGTGGACTATGCCGGGGCCCTGGGCACTGGCCCACCCAGGGGCTACCCAGGGCAGGTAGAGGGCAGGCACGTCCATAGTGTGATGGACAGTGTGCTTATGGGGACATGGCCAAGGTCAAGGTGTCTGCAGTGA
- the fam83d gene encoding protein FAM83D isoform X1, whose protein sequence is MALSQCLEDSPGWRTPRIGQDSSLKELYNERHRLALEELISGGADSFVDFLKKERIPNFLSDEEIRRISRAAVVPRCVSLIGDESHLDQSGTLDCSSVTYFPEISDIEPPLLEIGWPAFTRGSFRGVTRAVAYFQPSYGECIYSCKEAARRMIKSAKEVIAIVTDSLTDLDIFRDLQEACCQRRVPVYILLDQTSLPAFLQMCKNLNVHLDELQHMRVRTITGSTYYMRSGARITGKVHERFMLIDGNRVATGSYRFNWTDGKLNSSNLIELSGQITENFDEEYRILYAQSLPVNTRAPPSVRNSGIYDHLLLKLPGTPASQLVKAAKPELACLTSTPSKCQAAEIQPLDKESEKEDKKSNPGSDTSTLGDDWMDQELREDVIGAGDPLAKAGQVDGSNGTQTVATMTSPAASYCHASTRTTGVMSDSAVQTETPQEPHPTSPSTTSGDQDNSSSDSSISSSMPPRDSPAPKEVEHHPVTTSRTAAAGSSLRECFCRLAKERQRHYTTIRAKLDHMMMLLSHRREWVDYAGALGTGPPRGYPGQVEGRHVHSVMDSVLMGTWPRSRCLQ, encoded by the exons ATGGCGCTATCGCAGTGTCTGGAGGATTCACCGGGCTGGCGGACTCCACGGATCGGACAGGATTCTAGCTTAAAAGAATTGTATAATGAAAGACACCGGCTTGCTCTGGAAGAACTGATTTCCGGAGGAGCAGATTCCTTTGTGGACTTTCTGAAGAAGGAAAGAATACCGAATTTCCTTTCCGATGAAGAGATCAGACGGATTTCTCGTGCCGCAGTGGTACCTAGGTGCGTTTCCTTAATCGGGGATGAATCCCATTTAGATCAGTCTGGCACTTTGGACTGTTCGTCGGTCACATACTTCCCCGAAATATCTGACATAGAGCCCCCGCTTTTAGAGATCGGTTGGCCCGCTTTCACAAGGGGTTCGTTCCGTGGAGTTACCCGCGCTGTTGCATACTTCCAGCCAAGCTATGGCGAGTGCATTTACAGCTGTAAAGAGGCGGCAAGAAGGATGATCAAAAGTGCCAAGGAG GTCATTGCCATAGTAACAGACTCGCTGACGGACTTGGATATTTTCCGCGACCTGCAGGAGGCGTGCTGCCAACGTCGTGTGCCTGTGTACATCCTCCTGGACCAAACTTCTCTCCCAGCGTTCCTGCAGATGTGCAAAAACCTGAATGTACACCTCGATGAGCTCCAG CATATGAGAGTGAGGACCATAACGGGATCTACTTACTACATGAGATCAGGTGCACGCATCACGGGTAAAGTTCATGAACGATTCATGCTAATTGATGGCAATAGAGTGGCTACTGGTTCCTACAG GTTCAACTGGACTGATGGTAAACTCAACAGTAGCAATCTGATTGAGCTATCTGGCCAAATCACTGAGAACTTTGATGAAGAGTACCGGATCCTGTATGCCCAGTCTCTCCCAGTGAACACAAGAGCACCCCCTAGTGTCCGAAACAGTGGCATCTATGACCACCTGCTCCTGAAGCTCCCAGGAACACCTGCTTCCCAGCTAGTCAAGGCAGCAAAACCCGAACTAGCATGCCTGACCAGCACACCCAGCAAATGTCAGGCTGCAGAGATCCAACCGCTTGATAAAGAATCAGAGAAAGAGGACAAGAAGAGCAACCCTGGATCTGACACCTCAACTCTCGGAGATGACTGGATGGATCAGGAGCTCAGAGAGGATGTCATTGGTGCTGGTGACCCTCTGGCGAAGGCTGGGCAGGTCGATGGGTCCAACGGTACTCAGACAGTGGCCACTATGACCTCCCCAGCTGCCTCGTACTGCCACGCGTCCACGCGGACCACCGGTGTCATGTCAGACAGTGCGGTCCAGACAGAAACACCTCAGGAGCCCCACCCAACATCTCCGAGCACCACCTCCGGTGATCAGGACAACAGCTCCAGCGACTCATCCATCTCAAGCTCCATGCCACCCAGGGACAGTCCTGCACCAAAGGAGGTAGAGCACCACCCTGTCACCACCAGCAGGACAGCCGCTGCAGGCAGCAGCCTGAGGGAGTGCTTTTGCAGGCTGGCCAAAGAGCGGCAGCGCCACTATACCACGATTCGTGCCAAGTTGGACCACATGATGATGCTGCTCTCCCACCGCAGGGAGTGGGTGGACTATGCCGGGGCCCTGGGCACTGGCCCACCCAGGGGCTACCCAGGGCAGGTAGAGGGCAGGCACGTCCATAGTGTGATGGACAGTGTGCTTATGGGGACATGGCCAAGGTCAAGGTGTCTGCAGTGA